A part of Streptomyces sp. NBC_01235 genomic DNA contains:
- a CDS encoding flavin monoamine oxidase family protein, which produces MTSTVPNAVEHADEQQPPITMFGPDFPYAYDDFLAHPAGLGQIPATEHGTEVAVIGGGLSGIVAAYELMKMGLKPVVYEADRIGGRLRTVGFDGCDPSLTAEMGAMRFPPSSTALQHYIDLVGLQTRPFPNPLAEATPSTVVDLKGESHYAETAEDLPQVYRDVAAAWNRCLEEGADFSDMNRAMRERDVPRIREIWAKLVEKLDNQTFYGFLCDSEAFRSFRHREIFGQVGFGTGGWDTDFPNSILEILRVVYTEADDHHRGIVGGSQQLPLRLWEREPEKIVQWPYGTSLASLHEGGEPRPAVTRLHRTAGNRITVTDANGDIRTYRAAVFTAQSWMLLSKIDCDDSLFPIDHWTAIERTHYMESSKLFVPVDRPFWLDKAVDDRGNPTGRDVMSMTLTDRMTRGTYLLDDGPDKPAVICLSYTWCDDSLKWLPLSANERMEVMLKSLGEIYPNVDIRKHIIGNPVTVSWENEPYFMGAFKANLPGHYRYQRRLFTHFMQDRLPEDKRGVFLAGDDISWTAGWAEGAVQTALNAVWGVMHHFGGTTDATNPGPGDVYDEIAPVELPED; this is translated from the coding sequence ATGACGTCCACCGTGCCCAACGCCGTCGAGCACGCAGACGAGCAGCAGCCGCCGATCACCATGTTCGGCCCGGACTTCCCGTACGCGTACGACGACTTCCTCGCCCACCCGGCGGGGCTCGGCCAGATCCCCGCGACCGAGCACGGCACCGAGGTCGCCGTCATCGGCGGCGGACTGTCCGGCATCGTGGCCGCGTACGAGCTGATGAAGATGGGCCTCAAGCCGGTCGTCTACGAGGCCGACCGGATCGGCGGCAGGCTGCGCACCGTCGGCTTCGACGGCTGCGACCCCTCCCTCACCGCCGAGATGGGCGCGATGCGCTTCCCTCCGTCCTCCACGGCCCTCCAGCACTACATCGACCTGGTGGGCCTTCAGACCCGGCCCTTCCCCAACCCCCTTGCCGAGGCGACCCCTTCGACGGTCGTCGACCTCAAGGGCGAGTCGCACTACGCCGAGACGGCCGAGGACCTCCCGCAGGTCTACCGCGATGTCGCCGCCGCCTGGAACAGGTGCCTCGAGGAAGGCGCCGACTTCTCCGACATGAACCGCGCGATGCGCGAGCGGGACGTGCCGCGCATCCGCGAGATCTGGGCGAAGCTCGTCGAGAAGCTCGACAACCAGACGTTCTACGGCTTCCTCTGCGACTCCGAGGCGTTCAGGTCCTTCCGGCACCGCGAGATCTTCGGCCAGGTCGGCTTCGGCACCGGCGGCTGGGACACCGACTTCCCCAACTCCATCCTGGAGATCCTGCGCGTCGTCTACACCGAGGCCGACGACCACCACCGCGGCATCGTCGGCGGCTCCCAGCAGCTGCCGCTGCGGCTCTGGGAGCGCGAGCCGGAGAAGATCGTCCAATGGCCGTACGGGACCTCGCTCGCGAGCCTGCACGAGGGCGGCGAGCCCCGCCCGGCCGTGACCCGGCTGCACCGCACCGCGGGCAACCGGATCACCGTGACGGACGCGAACGGCGACATCCGCACCTACCGGGCGGCGGTCTTCACCGCCCAGTCCTGGATGCTGCTGTCGAAGATCGACTGCGACGACTCGCTCTTCCCGATCGACCACTGGACCGCCATCGAGCGCACCCACTACATGGAGTCCAGCAAGCTCTTCGTGCCGGTCGACCGGCCGTTCTGGCTGGACAAGGCCGTCGACGACAGGGGAAACCCGACCGGCCGGGACGTCATGTCGATGACGCTCACCGACCGTATGACGCGCGGCACCTACCTCCTCGACGACGGCCCGGACAAGCCCGCCGTCATCTGCCTCTCGTACACCTGGTGCGACGACAGCCTGAAGTGGCTGCCGCTGTCCGCGAACGAGCGGATGGAGGTCATGCTGAAGTCGCTCGGCGAGATCTACCCGAACGTCGACATCAGGAAGCACATCATCGGCAACCCGGTGACGGTCTCCTGGGAGAACGAGCCCTACTTCATGGGCGCGTTCAAGGCCAACCTGCCCGGCCACTACCGCTACCAGCGGCGCCTGTTCACGCACTTCATGCAGGACCGGCTGCCCGAGGACAAGCGGGGCGTCTTCCTCGCCGGCGACGACATCTC
- a CDS encoding carbon-nitrogen hydrolase family protein, whose protein sequence is MRTALLQSSGRPGSVVENLKVLDEAADRAAAAGAGLLVAPEMFLTGYAIGDDIARLAEPADGDFADAIAQIATRHGLAIAYGYPERDGETVYNAAQIVSADGTRLADYRKTHLFGCFEHDHFTPGDRPVVQAELNGLTVGLMICYDVEFPENVRAHALAGTDLLLVPTAQMHPFQFVAESVIPVRAFENQMYVAYVNRVGREGEFEFVGLSTLAGPDGVARARAGRGEELLFADADPVALAASREANPYLKDRRPGLYGSLV, encoded by the coding sequence ATGCGCACCGCCCTGCTCCAGAGCTCCGGCCGCCCCGGCTCCGTCGTCGAGAACCTCAAGGTCCTCGACGAGGCCGCGGACCGGGCCGCCGCCGCGGGCGCCGGGCTCCTGGTCGCGCCGGAGATGTTCCTCACCGGGTACGCGATCGGCGACGACATCGCCCGCCTCGCCGAGCCCGCCGACGGGGACTTCGCGGACGCGATCGCCCAGATCGCCACCCGGCACGGACTCGCGATCGCGTACGGCTACCCGGAGCGCGACGGCGAGACGGTGTACAACGCGGCCCAGATCGTCTCCGCCGACGGCACCCGGCTCGCCGACTACCGCAAGACCCATCTCTTCGGCTGCTTCGAGCACGACCACTTCACGCCCGGCGACCGGCCCGTCGTCCAGGCCGAGCTGAACGGCCTCACCGTCGGCCTCATGATCTGCTACGACGTCGAGTTCCCGGAGAACGTCCGCGCCCACGCCCTCGCCGGCACCGACCTCCTTCTCGTGCCGACCGCGCAGATGCACCCCTTCCAGTTCGTCGCCGAGTCGGTGATCCCGGTGCGCGCCTTCGAGAACCAGATGTACGTCGCGTACGTCAACCGGGTCGGCCGGGAAGGGGAGTTCGAGTTCGTCGGGCTCTCCACCCTGGCCGGTCCGGACGGCGTCGCCCGGGCGCGCGCCGGACGCGGCGAGGAACTGCTCTTCGCCGACGCCGACCCGGTCGCCCTCGCCGCCTCCCGCGAGGCGAACCCGTACCTGAAGGACCGCCGCCCCGGCCTCTACGGGTCCCTGGTCTGA